In one window of Temnothorax longispinosus isolate EJ_2023e chromosome 9, Tlon_JGU_v1, whole genome shotgun sequence DNA:
- the LOC139819359 gene encoding protein unc-45 homolog B-like: MTESHMSALQWYAKGYEESRKGNLSEALSHYTNALKLEENKTYKGMYYRNRAGIYLQLSDYEKVIDDCNSALKICCNKALYRRCKALEALGRFEEAYQDAEIIISLNPNNEDFQRVVEHLREIVQERRKEKSHINAKVSEMLDLAFDVNANEKEREIAMNDLLVLARDETGAAEIFKKEGVSKIAQLVKVEKNEEVICSAIRIVGVLCENNLTRTESVMKYVGLPWCLEMINSTSIKRVNASQYCLQNILNTYIDMNNKPDSNPNEDLCEAQKEIDTIMLCLSYSITSRTLTGLARDAIIKLIMSNIHCVTTLGWANRFIELRGVQRLMEVASEMEEYYSESLLDITSSTQTIISACLAKIYENVYYDDKKTFINAVDEFIEDKLHSPDIESKVRVVVAITVLLLGPLEVGNTVVAKGGILEMILVMAGTDDVLQQKVALECIVAAMTKKDKARAIVNQGVDVLKKLCQSKDDLVRVRALVRFCEMGSSGDSDVTIRPFADGAAKKLAEACRRLLTNPKKEKNMKEWAVKGLSYLTFNAKVKEELIEDLEAIFTMIEIAETADQSVLFGMLTTLVNLCNAYDEQEPKMIELTKFVKYHFPEEFELDDDNFEERLCALAKAGVISDLVDVAKTDNQNCKELIARVFNAICSEQTLREMVVDEGGTEALLSLALDGTVKGKKQASLALVCLALTKCPEVIFPGQLITKVVQPIVNLLNPECSVNENCQSLTALCNLADVNDSMREHIFKEGVFQKIEVFVYEGDYLLKLASANLINILILSREVAIQCFEQDNSRVDYLMLLYKDENQDIKFAAAAALVKLTVANKDACKKVFDSNFWLEFLRFLLTNPSSKIQEMGIIFVLSMIRSMEDVAAKLIETDIMELLKALNKNNTVQNKNIKELTSIALEAVAERSSKEALVIIRWERDTACRLGQLDLLNRLEKKLWVYEHTKNVPLNIYSEFGRILTGR, translated from the exons ATGACAGAGTCACATATGAGTGCACTGCAATGGTACGCTAAGGGTTACGAAGAGTCTAGGAAAGGCAATTTGTCAGAAGCATTAAGTCACTACACAAACGCACTGAAACTAGAAGAGAACAAAACATACAAAGGAATGTACTACAGAAATCGAGCTGGTATTTATTTACAGCTGAGCGATTACGAGAAAGTTATTGATGACTGCAATAGTGCGTTAAAGATATGCTGTAACAAAGCATTGTATCGAAGATGTAAAGCACTAGAAGCGTTAGGAAGATTCGAGGAGGCATATCAGGATGCagagattattatttcattaaatccTAATAACGAAGATTTTCAACGCGTAGTGGAGCACTTACGTGAAATTGTACAAGAACGTCGTAAGGAAAAGTCACATATTAATGCCAAG GTATCAGAAATGCTGGATCTAGCATTTGACGTGAACGCAAATGAAAAGGAACGTGAAATCGCTATGAATGATTTGCTTGTGCTCGCACGTGACGAAACTGGTGCCGCGGAAATCTTCAAAAAGGAAGGTGTATCAAAAATCGCACAACTTGTGAAAGTGGAAAAGAACGAGGAAGTGATCTGTAGCGCGATTCGTATTGTAGGCGTGTTATGCGAAAACAATCTTACTCGAACCGAGTCCGTTATGAAATACGTTGGTTTGCCTTGGTGTCTGGAAATGATAAATAGCACGTCTATAAAGAGAGTTAACGCGTCTCAATATTGTTTACAG AACATATTGAACACTTACATCGACATGAATAATAAACCCGATTCAAATCCCAACGAGGATTTGTGCGAGGCGCAAAAGGAAATAGACACGATTATGTTGTGCTTGTCGTACAGTATAACGAGTAGAACGTTAACAGGCCTTGCTAGAGAcgcaataataaaacttattatgAGTAATATTCATTGTGTAACTACGTTAGGTTGGGCCAACCGATTTATCGAACTTCGCGGTGTGCAAAGATTGATGGAGGTAGCCAGTGAAATGGAGGAATACTATTCTGAATCTTTGCTGGACATCACATCTTCCACGCAAACTATAATCAGTGCGTGCttagcaaaaatatatgaaaacgtGTACTATGATgataagaaaacatttatcAACGCCGTTGATGAATTTATTGAAGATAAATTGCATTCGCCAGACATAGAATCTAAA GTACGTGTAGTAGTTGCGATAACAGTTTTATTATTGGGCCCATTGGAGGTTGGAAACACAGTTGTGGCTAAAGGAGGGATTTTAGAAATGATCCTCGTTATGGCAGGAACGGATGATGTATTGCAACAGAAAGTAGCTCTCGAATGTATCGTTGCCGCTATGACCAAAAAAGACAAAGCCCGCGCGATTGTAAATCAGGGTGTAGATGTATTGAAAAAGCTATGTCAATCCAAGGATGATTTAGTTCGGGTTCGAGCGTTAGTGCGATTTTGCGAGATGGGTAGTTCTGGAGACTCAGACGTGACTATCAGACCGTTCGCGGATGGAGCGGCCAAGAAATTGGCTGAGGCTTGCAGACGATTGTTGACTAAtccaaagaaagaaaagaatatgaaAGAGTGGGCCGTAAAAGGTCTGTCGTATCTCACTTTCAATGCTAAAGTCAAAGAGGAGTTGATCGAGGATCTAGAAGCCATTTTTACGATGATCGAGATCGCCGAGACTGCTGATCAGTCTGTTCTCTTCGGCATGCTTACGACGTTGGTGAACTTGTGCAACGCTTATGACGAGCAAGAACCCAAGATGATAGAATTGACAAAGTTTGTCAAATATCATTTTCCCGAGGAATTTGAACTGGATGACGACAACTTCGAAGAAAGATTGTGCGCATTAGCAAAGGCTGGTGTGATCAGCGATCTGGTGGACGTCGCCAAAACGGACAATCAGAACTGCAAGGAATTGATAGCGCGCGTTTTCAACGCGATATGCAGTGAACAGACATTGAGAGAAATGGTTGTTGATGAAGGCGGCACGGAGGCATTGTTGTCGTTGGCACTGGATGGCACAGTCAAGGGAAAGAAGCAGGCTTCGCTAGCCCTGGTCTGTTTGGCACTCACGAAATGTCCCGAGGTTATATTTCCCGGTCAATTAATCACGAAGGTTGTTCAACCGATCGTAAATCTTCTGAACCCGGAGTGTTCCGTTAATGAGAATTGCCAGTCTCTAACAGCTTTGTGCAATCTAGCTGACGTCAACGACAGCATGCGAGAACATATATTCAAAGAAGGagtatttcagaaaattgaaGTTTTTGTGTACGAGGGAGACTATCTTTTGAAATTGGCATCTGCAaatcttataaacattttgatattaagCCGTGAAGTCGCTATCCAGTGTTTCGAGCAGGATAATTCTCGAGTTGATTATCTTATGTTATTGTACAAGGACGAGAATCAAGATATTAAGttcgcagcagcagcagctcTAGTGAAGCTGACGGTGGCCAACAAAGACGCTTGTAAGAAAGTTTTTGACTCGAATTTCTGGCTGGAATTCCTACGCTTTTTACTCACTAATCCAAGCAGTAAAATACAGGAAATGGGTATTATATTTGTGCTAAGTATGATAAGAAGTATGGAAGACGTTGCTGCAAAACTCATCGAAACAGACATAATGGAACTACTGAAGGCATTAAACAAGAACAATACCGTGCAAAACAAGAATATCAAGGAATTGACATCCATTGCTTTAGAGGCTGTTGCTGAACGATCTAGTAAAGAAGCACTCGTCATAATAAGATGGGAACGTGATACAGCATGTCGATTAGGACAATTAGACCTTCTAAATCGTTTGGAAAAGAAGTTATGGGTATATGAACATACTAAAAATGTACCCTTAAACATATACTCAGAATTCGGAAGGATACTAACAGGACGATGA